In bacterium, the sequence CCTCTATTCCCTCAGGATGAACGCGCTGAGATACTCTCTGCTTTTGAATTTGTTGATTACGTTGTAATTTTTGATGAACCGGACCCTGATAAAACTATATCAGCATTACTCCCTGATATTCTGGTAAAGGGAGGAGATTATAAGATAGATCAGATTATTGGCAGAAACACTGTAACCTCGCACGGCGGAAAGGTTATAACCATTCCGGAAGTGAAGGGGAAGTCAACTTCAGAGATTATTAAAAAGATTAAGTAATGCCTGTTGAAACAATCCAGTGGCACAAAGGAAGAATTAAGCTGGTAGATCAGACTTTGCTTCCAAACAAGTTTAAGCACATATATTGCGATACCGTAAAGAGTATATGGGAGGCTATTAAAAATTTGAGGGTTCGAGGGGCTCCTGCCATAGGTATTGCCGGGGCATTGGGTGTAGTTCTTGGCATGCAGAATTCAAAGGCAAAAGGTTATGCTCAGTTTAAAAAACGACTGGAACAAGTTATATCATATCTATCATCCTCAAGACCTACTGCCGTTAACCTTTTCTGGGCGCTGGATAGAATGCGCGTATGTTGCGAACAACATAGAAATCTCTCAGTTAATACAATAAAATCCAAATTGTTAAATGAAGCAAAAAAAATCATAGATGAAGATAAAAATATTTGCAGGAACATTGGTAGGAACGGTGCAAAGCTTATAAAAGATGGAGATGTGGTTTTAACTCATTGTAATGCTGGAGGATTGGCAACCGCTGATTATGGAACAGCCCTAGGTGTAATTTTTTTTGCAAATGAGCAAGGCAAGAAGATAAGAGTTTATGCAGACGAAACTCGGCCATTACTGCAAGGAGCAAGGCTTACAACATGGGAGCTAATGCGTGCAGGGATTGATGTTACATTAATCTGCGATAATATGGCAGGTTCATTGATGAGACAAGGGAAAATAAGTTGCGTAATAGTCGGAGCTGATAGAATCGCCTCTAATGGAGACACTGCAAATAAAATAGGAACTTATAGTCTGGCAGTGCTTGCAAAGGCGCATAATATTCCTTTTTATGTAGCTGCTCCTATTTCCACATTTGATATGAAAATAAAATCAGGGAAACAGATTCCAATTGAGCAAAGGTCTCCTGAAGAAATAACAAATCTATATGGGAAAAGAATTGCGCCTAAAAATATAAATGTATATAATCCTGCCTTTGATGTAACCCCTGCAAGACTTATATCTGCAATAATAACAGAATGTGGTATAATTAAAAAACCTGATAAGAAAAAAATAATAGAAAGGAAGGTGAAATCATGAAGGATTTTATAAAAAAAGCAACAGAGTTTGCAGCACAAACAGAAGAGAAAGCTAATGAGCTCATTTATGAACTTTATAAAAAAGGGAAAATAGGCAGCAAAGAAGCTAAAAAAATGACTATTGAATGGGCAAAAAGAATAAAGAAAAATGCATCTACTCTTCAAAAGAAGCTTGACGGACAGATACATCAGGCAATCCACAAATTAAATATTCCTACAAGAAAAGAGATAGAAGATATTGAGAAAAGGCTCAATGCATTAGAAAAAACAAAGAAGCTTTCTGTTAAGCCGAGGAAATCCAAGACTCGTGCTAAAAAATAAAAAACTCAGAATCATTATTCCACTCACAATCTTTATTTTTGCCTTATCCATAAGATTCGTTTACCTCTATCAAATGAGGGATAATCCTATGTTTTTTAATATCCCAGCGGGACTGGATCAGGAAAGATTTGATAAATTTTCTCTTCAAATTTCACATGGAGATATTCTGGGAGGGAAAGGCATTTATTCGCAATCCCCTCTTTATCCATACTTTCTTGCCTTAATATACAGCTTATTTGGGCATAGTTCTGTCATGGCAAGAATATTCCAAATGATCATGGGAGCTGGAACATGTGTTTTATTGTACTTAATAGGAAGTAGAATCTTTAATAGAACGGTTGGCGTAATATCAGGAATCATTTGCAGCTTATACGGAGTATTGATATTCTATGAAGGAGAATTATTGCGTGTAACAGTCACAGTCTTCTTAACTGTACTTTTAGTTTTCTCAATTGTATGTCTC encodes:
- the rfaE2 gene encoding D-glycero-beta-D-manno-heptose 1-phosphate adenylyltransferase, which produces MSKDKVKSLSALKEIIDSFKKQGKKIGFTNGCFDLIHVGHIKYLRAAKKLCDILIVAINSDKSVKGLKGNKRPLFPQDERAEILSAFEFVDYVVIFDEPDPDKTISALLPDILVKGGDYKIDQIIGRNTVTSHGGKVITIPEVKGKSTSEIIKKIK
- the mtnA gene encoding S-methyl-5-thioribose-1-phosphate isomerase; amino-acid sequence: MPVETIQWHKGRIKLVDQTLLPNKFKHIYCDTVKSIWEAIKNLRVRGAPAIGIAGALGVVLGMQNSKAKGYAQFKKRLEQVISYLSSSRPTAVNLFWALDRMRVCCEQHRNLSVNTIKSKLLNEAKKIIDEDKNICRNIGRNGAKLIKDGDVVLTHCNAGGLATADYGTALGVIFFANEQGKKIRVYADETRPLLQGARLTTWELMRAGIDVTLICDNMAGSLMRQGKISCVIVGADRIASNGDTANKIGTYSLAVLAKAHNIPFYVAAPISTFDMKIKSGKQIPIEQRSPEEITNLYGKRIAPKNINVYNPAFDVTPARLISAIITECGIIKKPDKKKIIERKVKS
- a CDS encoding phasin family protein is translated as MKDFIKKATEFAAQTEEKANELIYELYKKGKIGSKEAKKMTIEWAKRIKKNASTLQKKLDGQIHQAIHKLNIPTRKEIEDIEKRLNALEKTKKLSVKPRKSKTRAKK